Part of the Paraburkholderia sp. HP33-1 genome, CATGCATGCAAGCAGAACAACCTTGTTCGGCTTACCGGTCGCGACGAGCCGCTGATAAAAGGTGCCGATCACGAGTCTCGGTTGAAGGGCACTACCTCGATCAATGCAATGACCTCACGCCGCGTCAAGTTGCCAAGTTCCGGCACGTCAGCAATCAGCCTGGCGACGGTCGCTGGATTGGCTCCGCGGACATTGGATAGGAGGTCCACGAGACTGGCGCAGTGCGCCTGGACGTGCTTTGCCAGGGCTGCTTCAACAGCCTTGAGCTGTTATCGAGGAGCGGTAACGATCACGCGTCGAATGCTCATCAACGGGCTTTTAGGCTCGTGATGCTTATCAGGCTGCGTGAGCGCCGTCCGTAAGCAGAAAGATACAGGTCGGTTACCCGGCCCAAGCGGCCCGATCGCCGTACGCTGTTCGGACCGTTTCCTCGTGGGCTATCTGCGAGGCGGCGTCGCGACCGCCCATACGCTTCGCGGCCGTCAATGCCCGAACAGCGGACACTACTTGCTTCATAGCCCGCGCCCGGCAAGCACGGCCAGAATCGACTGGTTTATTTTTTCTCGCTCAAGTTCGTAGGCTCGCATAACTTTTTCACGCTCGCGCGTGCGAATTGCAGTCATGAGCCGGTGTTCGAGGTGCGCCTTCGGACGTTCGCCCGGTCGATGCACTTCGGTCGCCAGTGCGCGATACCGGTCGGTCAGTCGAATCAAGCGCAGGGCCTCGCGGCGTACAATCTTGTCGGGTGAAAGATCAAAGAGCAGCCCGTAGAATGCGTAGTATTCTTCGAGCCATTCGGCGCGCTGATGGCTTCCCAAGTACTCGTCGAGCTTGGCAAGCATTCCATTGAGCTCGACCGTTTGAGTGCGATCGGGCCACTCTATCGATTGAAACAGATCGCGTTCTACCAAAAAGCGGTAGCGGTAAAGCTGCGCCGCCTCATCCGACGATAGCGGCCCCACGAAAAAACCCCGGTTGGGGTCATGCACGATCACGCCCCACGCTGCGAGCAGATTCAATGCCTCGCGTACAGGCACCCGACTGACACCGAAGCGTTCCGCCAGTTCCGACTGACGCATTTGGTGCCCTGGCGACAGGACACCTCTGTTAATCAGCTTGCGCACCTCATCAGCAATCTGCGCCGGAAGATCGATATCATTGAGTTCGATTTTGCTCACGTGTGTAATCGTATGGTTCGCCGTTTCCGACACTGTTCGTGGGTTCCGTCAGTTCGAATTCCGACCATATTGTATGCGATCCTCGAACCCATCCCTTAAAGCGGTGCGCGTGTCGAATCCGCGAGGTAGTGGACACAAAAAGCCTGTCGGATTCCCCGATCCGCAGATTTTTCACGATTCACCTAAGAGCGCCTACGCCACGTGGGCACCGCCGGGACCTAGAATTCCACGGACCGATTCGAAGCGATAGAAAGCCGAAATAAAAACTACTGAAATAGATCGGAAACGCAACGCCGGCCGCCCCGGTGTCGTCGCCGACCGCGAGAGGTGCACGGCGATGCGGATTGAACGACTGCACGCGCCACATTTTGCCAATGCTCACAGAGTCGATGTCCGAGCGTGGAGCCGCTCCGCTTGGACATCGCGAGATTGCGCCCACGCATGCGTGTCCAACTGGTTCACTGTCCAAAAAGCGCAGGTTGAGCGCAGGTTAATGGCCGCAGCCATGCGGCCAGTGGGCGGCTTGACCGAGCAACCAGCACTTTGCGGTTGAACAAGTATCGTCAGGTACGACCATCCCGTGTGACACGACCGGCCCGGCAATCTGGCGACCGTCAGCTTCGGACTGCGCTATGAAGAAAACCGAGGATCGTTCCGGTACTGGAGACCAACGTGACACCCAAAAGCGCGGACAGGCACACTCGCAGATACAACCGAGACTGCCGGAACCGTCGTCTATTTGTCGCCGGCGTCACGGTCGCTGTATGGCCGGCTGGCTCCATCGCAACTCGCGGGGCATCTCGGAAGCCATGCAACGGAAGGCCTCGGCGCACCACCCGAGCGTGCCGCGAGTTCAAGTTTTCTTCAAAAATGCGATACTCGATGCGGTTGTAATGATAAGTTTTCTTATCATAAGATGTATGTTTATGACGTAAACTCTGCAGCATGAAAACGCGCCAGTCCTCCCTGCCCGCCCCGGCTTTCCACTCCGAACCGCCGGCCTTTCCCGATGCCGACGAGCTCGCCATGCTGCGCGCGTGGTATGCGGGGCTCGCGGTGCGGCAAGCCGCCGAACGCTACCTGCCTTCAGCGCCCGGTGAAGGGACCTCCGCACGGGGCGTGCTTGGGCGTATCCGGCGAAGACTCATTGCCATCGCCCGCGCCGCATGTCGCGACGATCTGGTGACGCTGCTCGGGCATCCACCAGAGGAGCGCGAACGCCACGCGAAGGCGGTGGCGCACGCCATCGACACCCTGCGCATGGCTCGCGCACCTGAGCCACAGATCGCCGACGACATCGCGCAGTGGTTCACGCCACGCGCCGTGCGCGTGCTGCGCGCCCACGGCATCACCACGCTGGCCGATCTGACCGTACGCATTCCGCGCCGGCGCCAGTGGTGGAAGGCCGTCCCCGGGCTCGGTGCGGCGAGCGCCCGCGCGATCGAGGCGTTCTTCGCCGCGTGGCCCGCGTTGACGGAAAAGGCGCGCGCCCTGATCGTGGCGAGCCAGCGCAATGACATCGTGCCGTGGGAATCGATCCGGCTGCCGCACGAGGTTGACGGCACGACGGGCACCTTCCGCGCGCCGCGCGAGACCTGCACGCTCGACGCTTCCAACGACTACGAGGCCGTACAGACCTGGCTTGCGCTGCACGAGTCGCCAGCCACGCAGCGCACCTACCGCAAGGAGGCCGAGCGCCTGATCCTGTGGGCGATTGTCGAGCGCGACCGCGCGCTTTCATCGCTGACGACCGAAGACGCGATCGCCTACCGCGCGTTTCTCCGCCATCCTTCGCCACGCGGACGCTGGGTCGGCCCGGTGCGTCCGCGAACCTCGCCCGACTGGCGTCCGTTCAATGGCAGCCTCTCGGCGCGCTCGGTTGCGCATGCGCTGTCGATCCTGGGCGCCCTCTTCCGCTGGCTCATTGAACAGCGCTACGTGCTCGCCAACCCGTTTTCCGGCGTGAAGGTCCGCGACGCCACCGGCACCGGTGTGCTGGATGTCTCGCACGCGTTCACCGAAGGCGAATGGGCGCTGGTACGCACGATTGCTGACGGGCTCGAATGGTCACACGGCTGGTCGGTGCCCGCCGCGCAGCGACTGCGCTTCCTGCTCGACTTTGGCTATGCCACGGGCCTGCGCGCGAGCGAACTCGTCGGCGCGACGCTTGGGCACGTCGAGACAGACGCCCGCGGCGATCACTGGCTGCGTGTCACTGGCAAGGGCAAAAAGCTCGCTCGCGTGGCGCTTCCGCCGCTCGCGTGGGAGGCGCTCGCGCGTTACCTGGCCGAACGCGGCCAGCCGGTCCTGCCCGTACGGTGGCAGCCCGGGACGCCAGTCATTGGCAGCCTCGAGACCGACAGCGGTGCGGCGATCAGTAGCGTGCGGCTCTGGGGCGTGCTCAGGCGGTTCTTCCTGCTGGCCGCGAGCTCGATCGAGGCTGATCACGCTCCCCTCGCGGAGAAGCTGTGCCGCGCGAGCCCGCACTGGATG contains:
- a CDS encoding site-specific integrase produces the protein MKTRQSSLPAPAFHSEPPAFPDADELAMLRAWYAGLAVRQAAERYLPSAPGEGTSARGVLGRIRRRLIAIARAACRDDLVTLLGHPPEERERHAKAVAHAIDTLRMARAPEPQIADDIAQWFTPRAVRVLRAHGITTLADLTVRIPRRRQWWKAVPGLGAASARAIEAFFAAWPALTEKARALIVASQRNDIVPWESIRLPHEVDGTTGTFRAPRETCTLDASNDYEAVQTWLALHESPATQRTYRKEAERLILWAIVERDRALSSLTTEDAIAYRAFLRHPSPRGRWVGPVRPRTSPDWRPFNGSLSARSVAHALSILGALFRWLIEQRYVLANPFSGVKVRDATGTGVLDVSHAFTEGEWALVRTIADGLEWSHGWSVPAAQRLRFLLDFGYATGLRASELVGATLGHVETDARGDHWLRVTGKGKKLARVALPPLAWEALARYLAERGQPVLPVRWQPGTPVIGSLETDSGAAISSVRLWGVLRRFFLLAASSIEADHAPLAEKLCRASPHWMRHTHATHALGRGAELTTVRDNLRHASVSTTSIYLHSDEVKRARQIGDAFGSRK
- a CDS encoding GntR family transcriptional regulator; translated protein: MSKIELNDIDLPAQIADEVRKLINRGVLSPGHQMRQSELAERFGVSRVPVREALNLLAAWGVIVHDPNRGFFVGPLSSDEAAQLYRYRFLVERDLFQSIEWPDRTQTVELNGMLAKLDEYLGSHQRAEWLEEYYAFYGLLFDLSPDKIVRREALRLIRLTDRYRALATEVHRPGERPKAHLEHRLMTAIRTREREKVMRAYELEREKINQSILAVLAGRGL